The Trichomycterus rosablanca isolate fTriRos1 chromosome 15, fTriRos1.hap1, whole genome shotgun sequence genome contains a region encoding:
- the LOC134328348 gene encoding uncharacterized protein LOC134328348, whose product MTCTPAEHVPSLRVGKGDVSESESAGPPDPSVTCGARARATCRSPVTVGPSVPEWGPWTRVVVVAEREYYIAKCKRTALMDRLAELRASHPDVAMVTTLDIGHTGRLYPPPSTSSAASQAAAASELPSTLSVRDDLFPRDARGIVFNFAILFAFTEKLLQEFLSHCVGTNPSAKKLENGKGSVTHMRRFLIFAGEGRLIKGNFGFLSSHSCIRNWIRVLLEDKLAATTIRCNLMSLRKFFEFLSYVPRKTLNLNGVQFIWLRNEIKLRLRDIQKDVTCHRQSVRKQATKNIVPGQDLKCFRREASLILPAKIESLKHGVGENLRQVFGLLTGYFVSISGHRAGVLKNLKVEEVQNAEVDGDHVTIDVEEHKSAATYRHAQLSLSLREFEWLEGVIVARENFPGSESPYFFFNSAGGRCEKVLSYFKIEWSRMGFGGSYTFRNLRTSMVHHTKNLSPRKRLAVHRAMCHLESVAAKFYVPLNSVEEARLQEAAGEDEHRAGPSGSRSRSSRRRTAPSSEDSGEEDEEVASSTPERHRVQRAQRSRIIRPRDSSDSDEPTSVGVQAERSPPSGYTVLGIGPSPDHSYCGTPVKVKEKVMDAIICSGRPSIRLRMISLSSSSSSSSNDETAVEEMPLEPSATF is encoded by the exons ATGACTTGTACTCCGGCAGAGCACGTGCCGAGTCTCAGGGTGGGAAAAGGCGACGTTTCGGAAAGCGAGTCCGCAGGCCCGCCGGATCCGAGCGTCACGTGCGGGGCCCGGGCACGAGCGACAtgtcggagccccgtgaccgtgGGCCCTTCGGTTCCGGAGTGGGGGCCCTGGACCCGAGTCGTCGTCG TCGCCGAGCGCGAATATTACATTGCTAAATGTAAGAGGACGGCCCTGATGGACCGTCTCGCCGAGCTGAGGGCCAGCCACCCCGATGTCGCGATGGTCACCACCCTGGACATCGGACACACGGGGAGGCTGTACCCTCCGCCGTCCACGTCCAGCGCAGCTTCGCAGGCGGCGGCCGCGTCTGAAC TGCCGTCCACCTTGTCCGTACGCGACGACCTCTTCCCACGAGATGCCAGAGGCATCGTCTTTAACTTTGCCATTCTTTTCGCTTTCACAGAGAAGTTGCTGCAGGAATTCCTCAGCCACTGTGTGGGGACAAACCCGTCGGCGAAGAAATTGGAGAATGGCAAGGGCTCCGTCACCCACATGAGGAGATTCCTGATCTTCGCCGGCGAGGGCCGACTCATCAAGGGGAACTTCGGGTTCCTAAGTTCACACAGCTGCATCAGAAA TTGGATCAGAGTCTTGCTCGAAGACAAGCTGGCCGCCACCACCATACGATGTAATCTGATGAGCCTTCGTAAATTTTTTGAATTCCTATCGTACGTCCCAAGGAAGACTTTAAATTTGAATGGCGTACAGTTTATTTGGCTGCGTAATGAGATAAAGCTCAGGCTGAGAGACATACAGAAGGACGTGACCTGCCACAGACAGTCCGTCCGCAAGCAGGCGACCA AGAACATAGTCCCCGGGCAGGATCTGAAGTGCTTTAGAAGGGAGGCCAGCCTAATTCTACCGGCCAAGATCG AATCCCTCAAGCACGGTGTCGGTGAGAACCTGCGACAGGTGTTTGGACTCTTGACCGGGTACTTTGTGTCCATCTCCGGTCACAGGGCCGGCGTGCTGAAGAACTTAAAGGTGGAGGAGGTGCAGAACGCAGAGGTGGATGGGGACCACGTCACTATAGAC GTGGAGGAACACAAGAGTGCCGCCACGTACAGACACGCACAGCTCAGCCTGAGCCTTCGCGAGTTCGAGTGGCTGGAAGGCGTGATCGTGGCCCGTGAGAATTTCCCCGGCTCGGAGTCgccttatttcttttttaactcTGCGGGTGGCAGGTGCGAAAAAGTACTGTCGTACTTTAAGATTGAATGGAGCAGGATGGGCTTCGGGGGTTCCTACACCTTTAGGAACCTCCGTACCTCCATGGTGCACCAC ACCAAGAACCTCAGCCCCAGGAAGAGGCTCGCGGTGCACAGGGCAATGTGCCACTTGGAGTCCGTCGCCGCCAAGTTTTACGTGCCTCTCAATAGCGTCGAGGAGGCCAGACTCCAGGAGGCAGCGGGCGAGGACGAACACCGCGCCGGCCCCTCCGGCAGCCGCAGCAGAAGCTCGCGCAGACGGACCGCACCCAGCTCCGAGGACTCTGgagaggaggacgaggaggtgGCGAGCTCGACCCCCGAACGCCACCGGGTGCAGAGGGCCCAGCGCTCCAGGATCATCCGACCGCGGGACTCCTCCGATTCCGACGAGCCCACGTCCGTGGGCGTGCAGGCGGAGAGGAGTCCTCCATCG GGTTACACGGTGTTGGGGATCGGGCCCTCTCCGGACCACTCGTACTGTGGCACCCCGGTCAAGGTGAAGGAGAAGGTCATGGACGCCATCATCTGTTCGGGGCGTCCCAGCATCCGCCTGAGGATGATCTCTTTGTCTTCgagctcctcctcctcctcgaaCGACGAGACGGCGGTGGAGGAGATGCCCCTTGAACCCAGTGCCACGTTCTAG